The following coding sequences lie in one Polynucleobacter necessarius genomic window:
- a CDS encoding 5'-nucleotidase produces the protein MSYTLTGKLVVAISSRALFDFEEENRIFESTDDSAYMKLQLERLGTAAQTGVAFPLVKKLLAFNEEGEQRVEVVILSRNDPVSGLRVFRSAEHHGLHLERGVFTRGRPPYHYLRSLHANLFLSANEDDVRATIDAGFPAARVYPESSKTAESHPNEIRIAFDGDAVLFSDEAEQVFQKKGLEAFVDHESKKVDIPLPPGPFKPLLEALHRLQRSTSENGMRIRTALVTARSAPAHERAIRTLMAWGIDVDEAMFLGGLSKSEFLREFEPDFFFDDQTGHCQSTASVAPTGHVVSGVSNKPKK, from the coding sequence ATGTCATATACGCTCACTGGAAAACTTGTTGTTGCAATCTCTTCCAGAGCCCTATTTGATTTCGAGGAAGAAAACCGCATCTTCGAATCAACTGACGATAGTGCTTATATGAAATTACAGCTTGAGCGTCTTGGTACTGCAGCTCAAACTGGCGTAGCCTTCCCTTTGGTGAAGAAGCTTCTCGCTTTTAACGAGGAAGGTGAACAGCGAGTGGAGGTCGTTATTCTTTCGCGCAACGATCCTGTTAGCGGCTTGCGTGTCTTCCGTTCTGCAGAACATCATGGTTTACATTTAGAGCGAGGTGTATTTACCAGAGGCAGGCCGCCTTACCACTATCTTCGCTCACTGCACGCCAACCTTTTCTTATCTGCCAATGAAGATGATGTTAGGGCAACGATTGATGCAGGCTTCCCGGCTGCGCGCGTCTACCCTGAATCAAGCAAAACTGCTGAGTCTCACCCTAATGAAATTCGCATCGCATTTGACGGAGACGCAGTATTATTTTCTGATGAGGCTGAGCAAGTATTCCAGAAAAAAGGTCTTGAGGCTTTTGTAGATCATGAGAGCAAAAAGGTAGATATTCCTTTGCCACCTGGACCCTTTAAACCCTTGCTGGAAGCCTTGCACAGACTACAACGCTCTACTAGTGAAAACGGAATGCGTATACGCACCGCACTAGTGACAGCACGCTCTGCGCCTGCACACGAACGCGCAATTCGAACACTGATGGCATGGGGCATTGATGTAGATGAAGCAATGTTCTTAGGCGGACTATCGAAGAGTGAGTTCTTAAGAGAGTTCGAGCCTGATTTCTTCTTTGATGATCAAACAGGCCATTGTCAATCTACTGCGTCAGTCGCTCCAACAGGGCATGTTGTTTCTGGCGTCTCTAACAAGCCAAAGAAATAA
- the ssb gene encoding single-stranded DNA-binding protein, which yields MASVNKVIIVGNVGRDPETRYMPSGDAVTNISVATSDRYKDKQTGEMKETTEWHRVAFFGKLAEIAGQHLKKGSQVYVEGRLRTRKWTDASGQEKYSTEIVAETMQMLGGKPVGGSGDGGGESYSRSKPAEQSAPASSNAASLGAMDDDIPF from the coding sequence ATGGCTTCGGTAAATAAGGTCATCATCGTAGGTAACGTAGGACGTGATCCAGAGACGCGTTACATGCCAAGCGGCGACGCCGTTACAAATATTTCAGTAGCAACTTCAGATCGCTACAAAGACAAACAAACTGGCGAAATGAAAGAAACCACAGAATGGCATCGCGTTGCGTTCTTCGGTAAGCTTGCGGAAATCGCTGGTCAGCACCTCAAAAAAGGCTCACAAGTTTATGTTGAAGGTCGCTTGCGTACTCGCAAATGGACGGATGCTAGTGGCCAAGAAAAGTATTCCACAGAGATCGTTGCAGAAACAATGCAGATGCTCGGTGGCAAGCCAGTAGGCGGAAGCGGTGATGGTGGTGGCGAGAGCTATAGTCGCTCAAAGCCGGCTGAGCAGTCTGCTCCGGCCTCATCGAATGCCGCATCACTTGGCGCAATGGATGACGATATTCCGTTTTAA